A genomic segment from Saimiri boliviensis isolate mSaiBol1 chromosome 14, mSaiBol1.pri, whole genome shotgun sequence encodes:
- the CYP2G2 gene encoding cytochrome P450 2G1 isoform X2 → MLCLFKCRKVIKMADQMQAAWPPPWRGTPSSTDHLGENSGIHQRRDGTHRKEKYGPVFTVYMGPRPVVVLCGHEAVKEALVDQADDFSGRGQLASVERNFQGHGVALSNGDRWRSLRRFSLTILRDFGMGKRSIEERIQEEAGYLLEEFRKTKGAPVDPTVFLSRSVSNVISSVVFGSRFDYEDKQFLKLVQLVNESFIEMSTPWTQLYDMYSGIMRYLPGRHHRIYYLIEELKDFVASKVKINEATFDHQNPRDFIDCFLIKMHQDKNNPHTEFNLKNLVLTTLNLFFAGTETVSSTLRYGFLVLMKHPEVEAKIHEEINQVIGPHRLPSVEDRVKMPYTDAVIHEIQRLIDIVPMGVPHNVIRDTQFGGYLLPKVRLPLIASLPLRSSLPRIPYPCGPTLISPNRLHVHSRAQTYLPCLALSSKTPNTSAIQMPSIPSTSWMRRGASRRMKPLCLFPLESASAWVRPWPAWNSFSTSSSSFRTSLSAHWCRLQTSISPPSSQALATSLRPISSALWPAECHFLWRKEEAVKNAALLSCSGAPPSSPS, encoded by the exons GGAGAAATACGGCCCTGTGTTCACGGTGTACATGGGTCCCCGGCCAGTGGTTGTTTTATGTGGACACGAAGCAGTGAAGGAAGCCTTGGTGGACCAAGCGGATGACTTCAGTGGCCGTGGACAACTGGCTTCAGTAGAGCGAAACTTCCAAGGTCATG GTGTGGCTCTGTCCAATGGAGACCGATGGAGGAGTCTCCGACGCTTCTCCCTGACCATCCTTCGGGACTTTGGGATGGGAAAGCGGAGCATTGAGGAGCGAATTCAGGAGGAGGCCGGCTATCTACTGGAGGAGTTCCGGAAGACCAAGG GTGCCCCCGTCGACCCCACTGTCTTTCTGAGCCGCAGCGTCTCCAACGTCATCAGTTCTGTTGTCTTCGGAAGTCGCTTCGACTATGAGGACAAGCAGTTCCTGAAACTGGTGCAGTTGGTCAATGAGAGTTTCATTGAGATGAGCACTCCCTGGACACAG CTATATGACATGTACTCTGGAATCATGCGGTATTTGCCAGGAAGACACCATCGCATCTACTACTTGATAGAAGAGCTCAAGGACTTCGTTGCCTCCAAGGTCAAGATCAATGAAGCAACCTTTGACCACCAAAACCCCCGGGACTTCATTGATTGCTTCCTCATCAAGATGCACCAG GATAAAAATAACCCTCATACAGAATTCAACCTCAAGAACTTGGTCCTCACCACTCTGAACCTCTTCTTTGCTGGCACGGAGACCGTGAGTTCTACCTTGCGCTATGGATTCTTGGTGTTAATGAAGCATCCTGAAGTAGAAG CTAAGATCCACGAAGAGATTAACCAGGTAATTGGACCACACCGGCTCCCAAGTGTGGAAGACCGGGTCAAGATGCCCTACACAGATGCCGTCATCCATGAAATACAGAGACTGATAGACATCGTGCCCATGGGTGTCCCCCACAACGTCATCCGGGACACTCAGTTTGGAGGCTACCTTCTGCCCAAGGTGAGGTTGCCCCTCATTGCCTCCCTTCCACTGCGCTCCTCCCTTCCCCGGATTCCCTACCCCTGTGGTCCAACACTGATTTCTCCCAACCGCCTCCATGTTCACTCCAGGGCACAAACATATTTGCCCTGCTTGGCTCTGTCCTCAAAGACCCCAAATACTTCCGCTATCCAGATGCCTTCTATCCCCAGCACTTCCTGGATGAGAAGGGGCGCTTCAAGAAGAATGAAGCCTTTGTGCCTTTTTCCTCTG GAAAGCGCATCTGCCTGGGTGAGGCCATGGCCCGCATGGAACTCTTTCTCTACTTCATCTTCATCCTTCAGAACTTCTCTCTCCGCTCACTGGTGCCGCCTGCAGACATCGATATCACCCCCAAGCTCTCAGGCTTTGGCAACATCCCTCCGACCTATAAGCTCTGCCTTGTGGCCCGCTGAGTGCCACTTTCTGTGGCGCAAGGAGGAAGCAGTGAAGAACGCAGCTCTCCTCTCGTGTTCAGGAGCACCCCCCTCTTCTCCGTCTTAG
- the CYP2G2 gene encoding cytochrome P450 2G1 isoform X3, producing the protein MASSVERNSIFNRSSRREFRDSSEKRRDTPELREKYGPVFTVYMGPRPVVVLCGHEAVKEALVDQADDFSGRGQLASVERNFQGHGVALSNGDRWRSLRRFSLTILRDFGMGKRSIEERIQEEAGYLLEEFRKTKGAPVDPTVFLSRSVSNVISSVVFGSRFDYEDKQFLKLVQLVNESFIEMSTPWTQLYDMYSGIMRYLPGRHHRIYYLIEELKDFVASKVKINEATFDHQNPRDFIDCFLIKMHQDKNNPHTEFNLKNLVLTTLNLFFAGTETVSSTLRYGFLVLMKHPEVEAKIHEEINQVIGPHRLPSVEDRVKMPYTDAVIHEIQRLIDIVPMGVPHNVIRDTQFGGYLLPKVRLPLIASLPLRSSLPRIPYPCGPTLISPNRLHVHSRAQTYLPCLALSSKTPNTSAIQMPSIPSTSWMRRGASRRMKPLCLFPLESASAWVRPWPAWNSFSTSSSSFRTSLSAHWCRLQTSISPPSSQALATSLRPISSALWPAECHFLWRKEEAVKNAALLSCSGAPPSSPS; encoded by the exons CTCAGGGAGAAATACGGCCCTGTGTTCACGGTGTACATGGGTCCCCGGCCAGTGGTTGTTTTATGTGGACACGAAGCAGTGAAGGAAGCCTTGGTGGACCAAGCGGATGACTTCAGTGGCCGTGGACAACTGGCTTCAGTAGAGCGAAACTTCCAAGGTCATG GTGTGGCTCTGTCCAATGGAGACCGATGGAGGAGTCTCCGACGCTTCTCCCTGACCATCCTTCGGGACTTTGGGATGGGAAAGCGGAGCATTGAGGAGCGAATTCAGGAGGAGGCCGGCTATCTACTGGAGGAGTTCCGGAAGACCAAGG GTGCCCCCGTCGACCCCACTGTCTTTCTGAGCCGCAGCGTCTCCAACGTCATCAGTTCTGTTGTCTTCGGAAGTCGCTTCGACTATGAGGACAAGCAGTTCCTGAAACTGGTGCAGTTGGTCAATGAGAGTTTCATTGAGATGAGCACTCCCTGGACACAG CTATATGACATGTACTCTGGAATCATGCGGTATTTGCCAGGAAGACACCATCGCATCTACTACTTGATAGAAGAGCTCAAGGACTTCGTTGCCTCCAAGGTCAAGATCAATGAAGCAACCTTTGACCACCAAAACCCCCGGGACTTCATTGATTGCTTCCTCATCAAGATGCACCAG GATAAAAATAACCCTCATACAGAATTCAACCTCAAGAACTTGGTCCTCACCACTCTGAACCTCTTCTTTGCTGGCACGGAGACCGTGAGTTCTACCTTGCGCTATGGATTCTTGGTGTTAATGAAGCATCCTGAAGTAGAAG CTAAGATCCACGAAGAGATTAACCAGGTAATTGGACCACACCGGCTCCCAAGTGTGGAAGACCGGGTCAAGATGCCCTACACAGATGCCGTCATCCATGAAATACAGAGACTGATAGACATCGTGCCCATGGGTGTCCCCCACAACGTCATCCGGGACACTCAGTTTGGAGGCTACCTTCTGCCCAAGGTGAGGTTGCCCCTCATTGCCTCCCTTCCACTGCGCTCCTCCCTTCCCCGGATTCCCTACCCCTGTGGTCCAACACTGATTTCTCCCAACCGCCTCCATGTTCACTCCAGGGCACAAACATATTTGCCCTGCTTGGCTCTGTCCTCAAAGACCCCAAATACTTCCGCTATCCAGATGCCTTCTATCCCCAGCACTTCCTGGATGAGAAGGGGCGCTTCAAGAAGAATGAAGCCTTTGTGCCTTTTTCCTCTG GAAAGCGCATCTGCCTGGGTGAGGCCATGGCCCGCATGGAACTCTTTCTCTACTTCATCTTCATCCTTCAGAACTTCTCTCTCCGCTCACTGGTGCCGCCTGCAGACATCGATATCACCCCCAAGCTCTCAGGCTTTGGCAACATCCCTCCGACCTATAAGCTCTGCCTTGTGGCCCGCTGAGTGCCACTTTCTGTGGCGCAAGGAGGAAGCAGTGAAGAACGCAGCTCTCCTCTCGTGTTCAGGAGCACCCCCCTCTTCTCCGTCTTAG